The following are from one region of the Staphylococcus argenteus genome:
- a CDS encoding biotin transporter BioY: MTTKQLVYTALMTAIIAILGLVPVIPLPFSAVPIVLQNIGIFLAGIILGRKYGTLSVIVFLLLVVAGLPLLSGGRGGIGVFAGPSAGFLLLYPVVAFMIGAVRDRFINEINFWVLFAGVFAFGVIGLDIIGTLIMGMIINIPFTKAISISIAYLPGDILKAIIASLIGAALLNHSKFRQIMGLK, translated from the coding sequence ATGACAACAAAACAATTAGTATATACAGCCTTAATGACGGCAATAATAGCCATTTTAGGGTTGGTTCCGGTAATACCTTTACCATTTTCAGCAGTACCAATTGTCTTGCAAAATATTGGAATTTTCTTGGCAGGTATAATTTTAGGACGTAAATACGGCACATTAAGTGTTATCGTCTTCTTATTACTAGTCGTTGCAGGTTTACCGTTACTATCGGGTGGTCGTGGTGGTATCGGCGTATTCGCAGGCCCATCTGCCGGATTTTTATTATTATATCCAGTTGTAGCATTTATGATTGGTGCGGTACGCGATAGATTCATCAATGAAATCAACTTTTGGGTATTATTTGCAGGCGTTTTTGCCTTTGGTGTCATCGGTTTAGATATTATTGGAACTTTGATTATGGGGATGATTATAAATATACCTTTTACTAAGGCAATATCAATTTCAATTGCATACTTGCCGGGGGATATTTTAAAAGCAATTATCGCTAGTTTGATTGGTGCAGCTCTTTTAAATCACTCAAAATTCCGTCAAATTATGGGATTGAAATAA
- the yut gene encoding urea transporter, whose translation MVLLNNKWTGLFILIGLFVADWTVGLAGIIGSLIAYVFARYINYSKEEINDGLAGFNPVLTAVALTIFLDKSTLDVVITFVATLLTLPVAAAVREFLRPYKIPMLTMPFVIVTWFTILLSGQVKYVETPLKLIPENIEDIKFNHNSDQIHFVQSLFEGFSQVFVEASVLGGIFILIGILIASRKAALLAIVASLLSFIMVALLGGNYDDINQGLFGYNFVLMAIALGYTFKTVINPYIATFLGTLLTVVVQLGTATLLEPFGLPALTLPFIIGTWIMLFAGIRRRKEDVA comes from the coding sequence GTGGTGTTATTAAATAATAAGTGGACGGGCTTGTTTATTTTAATTGGTTTGTTTGTTGCTGATTGGACAGTTGGTTTAGCAGGAATAATTGGTAGTCTCATAGCTTATGTTTTTGCACGTTATATAAATTATAGTAAAGAAGAAATTAATGACGGTTTAGCAGGGTTTAACCCAGTATTAACTGCTGTTGCATTAACAATATTTTTGGATAAATCGACATTAGATGTTGTTATAACGTTTGTAGCGACTTTATTAACATTACCTGTAGCTGCTGCAGTTAGAGAATTTTTAAGACCATATAAAATACCGATGTTAACCATGCCGTTTGTCATTGTAACGTGGTTTACGATTTTGTTGTCAGGGCAAGTGAAATATGTCGAAACACCATTAAAGTTAATTCCGGAAAATATTGAAGATATCAAATTTAATCATAATAGCGATCAAATACATTTTGTTCAGTCATTGTTTGAAGGATTTAGTCAAGTATTCGTTGAAGCGAGTGTGCTTGGTGGCATATTCATTTTAATAGGAATTTTGATAGCTTCTAGAAAAGCGGCGCTATTAGCAATTGTAGCGAGTTTATTAAGTTTTATCATGGTGGCACTTTTAGGTGGAAATTATGATGATATAAACCAAGGTTTGTTTGGTTATAATTTTGTATTGATGGCTATCGCGTTGGGCTATACATTCAAAACAGTGATTAATCCATATATAGCGACGTTTTTAGGGACATTATTAACAGTTGTAGTGCAATTAGGGACGGCTACATTGCTTGAACCATTTGGTTTACCGGCATTAACTTTACCGTTTATTATTGGGACTTGGATAATGCTGTTTGCAGGAATTCGAAGAAGAAAAGAAGATGTTGCGTAG
- the modB gene encoding molybdate ABC transporter permease subunit — translation MPDLTPFWISIRVAVISTIIVTILGIFISKWLYRRKGSWVKVLESFLILPIVLPPTVLGFILLIIFSPRGPIGQFFANVLHLPVVFTLTGAVIASVIVSFPLMYQHTVQGFRGIDAKMINTARTMGASETKIFLKLILPLAKRSILAGVMMSFARALGEFGATLMVAGYIPNKTNTLPLEIYFLVEQGRENEAWLWVLVLVAFSIVVISTINLLNRDKYKEVD, via the coding sequence ATGCCTGACTTAACACCTTTCTGGATATCAATACGAGTTGCTGTTATTAGTACGATAATTGTAACAATTTTAGGCATATTCATATCAAAATGGTTGTATCGTCGCAAAGGTTCATGGGTTAAAGTATTGGAAAGCTTTTTGATATTACCTATTGTTTTACCGCCAACGGTATTAGGTTTTATTCTATTAATCATTTTTTCGCCAAGGGGACCAATTGGTCAATTCTTTGCGAATGTACTACATTTACCCGTAGTGTTTACTTTGACAGGTGCTGTAATTGCATCTGTCATTGTTAGTTTTCCTTTAATGTATCAACATACAGTGCAAGGTTTTAGAGGTATAGATGCTAAAATGATTAATACAGCAAGAACTATGGGGGCAAGTGAAACAAAAATTTTTCTTAAATTAATTTTACCTTTAGCAAAACGTTCTATTTTAGCAGGTGTTATGATGAGTTTTGCACGCGCATTAGGTGAATTCGGGGCTACTTTAATGGTTGCTGGATATATTCCAAATAAAACGAACACGCTACCTTTAGAAATTTATTTCTTAGTTGAGCAAGGTCGTGAAAATGAAGCTTGGTTATGGGTATTAGTACTAGTTGCATTCTCTATTGTAGTCATTTCAACTATCAATTTATTGAATAGAGATAAATACAAGGAGGTCGACTAG
- the fdhD gene encoding formate dehydrogenase accessory sulfurtransferase FdhD: MNKDVSLDQPIVRYEDGKLFETTDQYVTEFPLTIMVNGEEFATVICSPTNLEELVIGFLASEGAILKRAELKSIMIDDSKGFAHVELTKDLGDRFQYSTKRMIASCCGKSREFYFQNDAAIAKTSMSKITLTPQQIINMMTRLQSASHIFQETGGLHNAAISDGLSFFEHRQDIGRHNALDKLYGFCIQRHITVRDKVLIFSGRISSEILIKAAKIGVGVILSKSAPTTLAVTLANDLNITAVGFIRNGGFNIYSHPERIVESEK, encoded by the coding sequence ATGAACAAAGATGTATCTTTAGATCAACCAATTGTCAGATATGAAGATGGAAAGTTATTTGAAACCACGGATCAATATGTGACAGAATTCCCGCTTACAATTATGGTTAACGGCGAAGAATTTGCCACAGTCATTTGTAGTCCAACAAATCTTGAAGAACTTGTTATTGGTTTTTTAGCATCCGAGGGCGCGATTTTAAAAAGAGCTGAGTTAAAATCGATAATGATAGATGACAGTAAAGGGTTTGCACATGTTGAACTAACTAAAGATTTAGGAGATCGTTTTCAATATTCAACGAAGCGTATGATTGCATCTTGCTGTGGGAAGAGTCGCGAATTTTACTTTCAAAATGATGCTGCTATTGCCAAAACTTCGATGTCTAAAATCACTTTAACCCCTCAACAAATTATTAATATGATGACTCGTCTTCAAAGTGCTAGCCATATTTTCCAAGAAACAGGCGGTCTACATAATGCTGCTATTAGTGATGGGCTTTCTTTTTTTGAACATCGACAAGATATTGGTAGACATAATGCCCTCGATAAACTTTATGGGTTTTGTATTCAGCGACATATTACTGTTCGAGATAAAGTATTAATTTTTAGTGGTCGAATTTCATCTGAAATTTTAATTAAAGCTGCGAAAATCGGCGTAGGTGTTATCTTATCCAAATCGGCACCAACAACGCTTGCGGTAACTTTAGCAAACGATTTAAATATTACTGCTGTTGGATTTATACGAAATGGTGGTTTTAATATTTATAGCCATCCCGAGCGCATAGTTGAATCTGAAAAATAA
- the ureE gene encoding urease accessory protein UreE: MIIEEIQGNIANLSDSEKQKHVEKVYLENSDLVKRIQRVVTDHGNEIGIRLKQPIDLQYGDILYADDHNMIIVDVNSEDVLVIQPRTLQEMGDIAHQLGNRHLPAQFTETEMLVQYDYLVEDLLKNLGIPYVHEDRKVNKAFRHIGHSHD; this comes from the coding sequence ATGATTATAGAAGAAATTCAAGGCAATATCGCCAATTTATCAGATTCAGAAAAGCAAAAGCATGTTGAAAAAGTCTATCTTGAAAACTCAGATCTCGTTAAACGTATTCAAAGAGTCGTTACAGATCATGGCAATGAAATTGGTATCCGTTTAAAACAACCAATCGACTTGCAATACGGAGATATTTTATATGCTGATGATCATAATATGATTATTGTTGATGTAAATTCAGAAGATGTTTTAGTCATTCAACCACGAACACTACAAGAAATGGGTGATATTGCGCATCAACTAGGAAATCGCCATTTACCTGCGCAATTTACAGAAACTGAAATGTTAGTACAATACGATTATTTAGTAGAAGATTTATTAAAAAATCTAGGTATTCCATATGTTCATGAGGATCGTAAAGTTAATAAAGCCTTTAGACATATAGGACATTCTCATGATTGA
- a CDS encoding acyl-CoA dehydrogenase family protein, giving the protein MNDMENSFLITSEIQKKWIKKFKSIEDTFKARANHNDNHSEFPYSNIEWLIKEGYGKLTLPKKYGGEGATVEDMVILQSFLGELDGATALSIGWHVSVIGQIYEQQLWSQEMLNQFADEIKKGALVNRAVSEAEMGSPTRGGRPSTNAVKVDDGYLLNGVKTYTSMSKVLTHIIVGAYIEELGTVGFFLVDRDTPGVEIADNWNVIGMRATESHDLILNDVKVSLNHLVETERSKAPNGWILHIPSCYLGIAQAARNYAVNFALQHSPNSIEGTIATLPTVQQNLGKMETLLLSARQFLWSTAKGYQQFKDDSQIRNATSASKVMVMNQGLEVVDIAMRIVGAKSLEMGRPLQRYYRDMRAGLHNPPMEDAAYTNIAKSITNTF; this is encoded by the coding sequence ATGAATGATATGGAAAATTCCTTTTTGATTACGAGTGAAATTCAAAAGAAATGGATTAAAAAATTTAAATCGATTGAAGATACATTCAAAGCAAGGGCTAACCATAATGACAATCATAGTGAGTTTCCTTATAGCAATATTGAATGGTTAATTAAAGAAGGATACGGGAAATTGACTTTGCCAAAAAAATATGGTGGTGAAGGAGCCACTGTGGAAGATATGGTTATACTGCAATCATTTTTAGGAGAACTGGATGGCGCTACAGCATTATCAATAGGTTGGCATGTCAGTGTGATAGGACAAATTTATGAGCAACAATTATGGTCTCAAGAAATGTTGAATCAGTTTGCAGATGAAATCAAAAAAGGAGCATTAGTAAATAGAGCAGTCAGTGAAGCGGAGATGGGTAGCCCGACTAGAGGTGGTAGACCAAGCACAAATGCTGTAAAAGTTGACGATGGTTATCTATTAAATGGTGTGAAAACTTATACATCGATGAGTAAAGTGCTAACGCACATTATTGTTGGTGCATATATAGAAGAATTAGGAACTGTTGGATTTTTCTTAGTAGATAGAGATACACCAGGTGTTGAAATTGCTGACAACTGGAATGTAATCGGTATGCGAGCAACAGAAAGTCATGACCTAATTTTAAATGATGTAAAAGTATCGTTAAATCATTTGGTTGAAACAGAACGAAGTAAAGCTCCTAATGGTTGGATTTTGCATATACCAAGTTGTTATTTAGGAATTGCTCAAGCTGCGAGAAATTATGCAGTAAATTTTGCTTTGCAACATAGTCCAAACAGTATTGAAGGTACAATTGCAACATTGCCAACTGTACAACAAAATTTAGGTAAGATGGAAACTTTATTGCTATCTGCTAGACAATTTTTATGGAGCACTGCAAAAGGCTATCAACAATTTAAAGATGATAGCCAAATTAGAAATGCAACAAGTGCGAGTAAAGTTATGGTAATGAATCAAGGTCTTGAAGTGGTTGATATTGCAATGCGAATTGTCGGGGCTAAAAGTTTAGAAATGGGCCGCCCTTTACAACGTTACTATCGTGATATGCGCGCTGGATTACACAATCCACCTATGGAAGATGCGGCGTATACTAATATTGCTAAAAGTATTACAAATACATTTTAA
- the modA gene encoding molybdate ABC transporter substrate-binding protein, whose translation MKMKHIVAIIMTLCLVLAGCSNSNESKDSKKESADNGKKQEIQIAAAASLTDVTKKLESEFKKEHKNADIKFNYGGSGALRKQIESGAPVDVFMSANTKDVDALKDKNKAHDTYKYAKNTLVLIGDKDSNYKSVKDLKGNDKLALGEVKTVPAGKYAKQYLDNNNLFKDVENKIVYAKDVKQVLNYVEKGNAKQGFVYKTDLYKQNKKIDTVKEIQDIQLKKPITYEAGATSDNKLAKEWMEFLKSDKAKEILKEYHFAA comes from the coding sequence ATGAAAATGAAACATATTGTAGCTATTATCATGACATTATGTCTAGTATTAGCAGGATGTTCAAATTCAAATGAAAGTAAAGATAGTAAGAAAGAGTCTGCGGATAATGGCAAAAAGCAAGAAATTCAAATTGCGGCAGCTGCGAGTTTAACTGATGTAACAAAAAAATTGGAATCAGAGTTTAAGAAAGAACATAAAAATGCTGATATTAAATTTAACTATGGTGGATCAGGGGCATTAAGAAAGCAAATCGAATCAGGGGCACCAGTTGACGTCTTCATGTCTGCAAATACAAAAGATGTTGATGCATTAAAAGATAAAAATAAAGCGCATGATACATATAAATATGCGAAAAACACATTAGTGTTAATCGGAGATAAAGATTCGAACTATAAATCTGTTAAAGATTTAAAAGGTAATGACAAACTAGCTTTAGGTGAAGTGAAAACTGTACCAGCTGGTAAATACGCTAAACAATATTTAGATAATAATAATTTATTTAAAGACGTTGAAAACAAAATTGTATATGCGAAAGATGTAAAACAAGTATTAAACTACGTAGAAAAAGGTAATGCGAAACAAGGTTTTGTATATAAAACGGATTTATATAAACAAAACAAAAAAATTGATACTGTAAAAGAGATTCAAGATATTCAATTGAAGAAACCAATTACGTATGAAGCAGGTGCGACATCAGATAATAAATTAGCAAAAGAATGGATGGAATTCTTAAAATCTGATAAAGCTAAAGAAATTCTTAAAGAATATCACTTTGCTGCGTAA
- a CDS encoding GNAT family N-acetyltransferase, whose amino-acid sequence MNTINMSNIHCDGSILENNDEQTIYLTPSSPYQYTNNTWIYKKTPTQDQWLLDLKRQHQLHTEQGSNHYSFHFPENELLDPSWMAMFKKMNFQLGIMELYAIESDQLAKLPRNSEIKIVIVDETNIDDYLKVSYQFSLPFGADYADAHEKMVKAHYQDDDIKRMVAYISDEPIGVVDVIESDNYIEIDAFGVLESYRNQGIGSTIQSLIGEYAMSRNRKPIILVADGEDTAKDMYVKQGYTYQSFCYQILKEDI is encoded by the coding sequence ATGAACACGATAAATATGTCGAATATACACTGTGATGGTAGTATTCTGGAAAATAATGATGAGCAAACGATTTATTTAACGCCTTCTTCTCCATATCAATATACAAATAATACATGGATATACAAAAAGACGCCTACGCAAGATCAATGGTTACTAGATTTAAAACGGCAACATCAATTACATACTGAGCAAGGTTCAAATCATTATTCTTTTCATTTCCCAGAAAATGAATTATTAGATCCATCTTGGATGGCTATGTTTAAAAAGATGAACTTTCAATTAGGCATTATGGAATTATATGCGATAGAAAGTGATCAACTCGCTAAATTACCACGTAATAGTGAAATTAAAATTGTAATTGTTGATGAAACAAATATTGATGATTATTTAAAAGTCTCGTATCAATTTAGTTTACCTTTCGGAGCAGACTATGCAGATGCGCATGAAAAAATGGTGAAAGCACATTATCAAGATGATGACATAAAGAGAATGGTTGCTTATATAAGTGATGAACCTATTGGTGTTGTAGACGTTATTGAAAGTGATAATTATATTGAAATAGATGCATTTGGTGTTTTAGAATCATATAGAAATCAAGGGATTGGTTCAACGATACAATCTTTGATAGGTGAATATGCAATGTCTAGAAACCGTAAACCGATTATATTAGTAGCTGATGGTGAAGATACAGCTAAAGATATGTATGTGAAACAAGGATATACTTATCAATCGTTTTGCTATCAAATATTAAAAGAAGATATATAA
- the ureC gene encoding urease subunit alpha yields the protein MSFKMTQNQYTSLYGPTVGDSIRLGDTNLFAQIEKDYAVYGEEATFGGGKSIRDGMAQNPRVTRDDVNVADLVISNAVIIDYDKVVKADIGIKNGYIFAIGNAGNPDIMDNVDIIIGSTTDVIAAEGKIVTAGGIDTHVHFINPEQAEVALESGITTHIGGGTGASEGSKATTVTPGPWHIHRMLEAAEGLPINVGFTGKGQATNPTALIEQINAGAIGLKVHEDWGATPSALSRALDVADEFDVQIALHADTLNEAGFMEDTMAAVKDRVLHMYHTEGAGGGHAPDLIKSAAFSNILPSSTNPTLPYTQNTVDEHLDMVMITHHLNAAIPEDIAFADSRIRKETIAAEDVLQDMGVFSMISSDSQAMGRVGEVITRTWQVAHRMKEQRGPLDGDFEHNDNNRIKRYIAKYTINPAITHGISEYVGSIEPGKLADIVLWDPIFFGVKPELVVKGGLINSAVNGDANGSIPTSEPQKYRKMYGQYGGNLTSTSMTFVSKTAYENGINRALNLKRMVRPVKNIRQLSKADMKNNSATPNLDVDPQTYEVYVDGEKITSQAATELPLTQRYFLF from the coding sequence ATGAGCTTTAAAATGACTCAAAATCAATATACGAGTTTATATGGTCCAACTGTAGGAGATTCCATTCGATTAGGCGATACAAACTTATTTGCTCAAATTGAAAAGGATTACGCAGTATACGGTGAAGAAGCTACTTTCGGTGGTGGTAAATCTATCCGTGACGGTATGGCTCAAAATCCTCGTGTAACACGTGATGATGTTAATGTAGCAGACCTAGTTATTTCTAATGCCGTTATTATCGATTACGATAAAGTTGTAAAAGCAGATATAGGTATTAAAAACGGTTATATCTTTGCCATCGGTAATGCCGGCAACCCAGATATAATGGATAATGTCGACATTATTATTGGCTCTACTACAGATGTTATTGCAGCAGAAGGTAAAATCGTAACTGCTGGTGGTATAGATACACACGTTCATTTTATTAATCCTGAACAAGCAGAAGTAGCACTTGAAAGCGGTATTACAACGCATATTGGTGGCGGAACTGGTGCTTCTGAAGGATCTAAAGCTACAACCGTAACGCCTGGTCCTTGGCATATCCATAGAATGTTAGAAGCTGCAGAAGGTTTGCCTATCAATGTTGGTTTTACTGGTAAAGGACAAGCAACTAACCCAACTGCACTTATCGAACAAATCAATGCAGGTGCAATTGGTTTAAAAGTACATGAAGACTGGGGTGCAACACCATCAGCTTTAAGCCGTGCTTTAGATGTTGCTGATGAATTTGATGTTCAAATTGCTTTACATGCAGATACTTTAAATGAAGCTGGCTTTATGGAAGATACGATGGCAGCAGTAAAAGATCGTGTACTACACATGTACCATACTGAAGGTGCTGGCGGCGGACATGCCCCAGATTTAATTAAATCAGCAGCTTTTTCAAATATATTACCTTCATCTACGAATCCAACATTGCCATATACGCAAAATACAGTAGATGAGCATTTAGATATGGTTATGATTACTCACCATTTAAATGCTGCTATTCCTGAAGATATTGCATTTGCTGACTCACGTATTCGTAAAGAAACAATCGCAGCAGAAGATGTACTTCAAGATATGGGTGTATTTAGTATGATTAGTTCCGACTCACAAGCAATGGGACGTGTAGGTGAAGTTATTACTAGAACATGGCAAGTAGCACACCGTATGAAAGAACAACGTGGCCCATTAGATGGTGACTTTGAACATAATGATAATAATCGAATTAAACGTTATATTGCTAAATATACAATTAACCCAGCTATTACACATGGTATTTCTGAATATGTAGGTTCTATTGAGCCAGGCAAACTCGCTGACATCGTTTTATGGGATCCAATTTTCTTCGGCGTTAAACCTGAATTAGTTGTTAAAGGCGGTTTAATTAATTCAGCTGTTAATGGTGATGCTAATGGTTCTATCCCTACATCTGAACCACAGAAATATCGTAAAATGTATGGTCAATATGGTGGCAACCTTACAAGTACATCTATGACATTCGTATCTAAAACTGCTTATGAAAATGGTATTAATCGTGCATTAAACTTAAAACGCATGGTGCGCCCTGTTAAAAATATTAGACAATTATCTAAAGCAGACATGAAAAATAACAGTGCTACCCCTAATTTAGATGTTGATCCACAAACATACGAAGTATATGTAGATGGTGAAAAAATTACAAGTCAAGCAGCAACAGAGTTACCATTAACTCAAAGATACTTCTTATTCTAG
- a CDS encoding nucleoside hydrolase, whose amino-acid sequence MTKKVYFNHDGGVDDLISLFLLLQMENIELVGVSTIGADCYLEPSVSASIKIINRFSNESIKVAPSYERGKNPFPKEWRMHAFFMDALPILNEPVNQTTSKISDKEAYEDIIHVLNEQTENVILLFTGPLTDLAKALQEDASIKKRIERLVWMGGTFLPKGNVEEPEHDGTAEWNAFWDPEAVKIVFDSDIKIDMVALESTNQVPLTLDVRQRWANERQYPGVDFLGVSYAAVPPLTHFITNSTYFLWDVLTTAYIGKSDLVYSVEKTIDVMSHGPSQGKTYECANGRKVNVIDSVDNEAFFDYITTLAKKVD is encoded by the coding sequence ATGACTAAGAAAGTCTATTTTAATCATGATGGTGGCGTAGATGATTTAATATCATTATTTTTATTATTACAAATGGAGAATATAGAATTAGTTGGTGTAAGCACAATTGGGGCAGATTGTTATTTAGAGCCATCTGTTAGCGCATCTATAAAAATTATTAATCGATTTTCAAATGAAAGCATAAAAGTTGCCCCATCATATGAAAGAGGGAAAAATCCATTTCCAAAAGAATGGCGAATGCATGCCTTTTTTATGGATGCATTACCGATTCTAAATGAGCCAGTTAATCAGACAACTTCAAAAATAAGTGACAAAGAAGCATATGAAGATATCATTCACGTTTTAAATGAGCAAACCGAAAACGTCATATTATTATTTACAGGACCACTTACAGACTTAGCTAAAGCATTACAAGAAGATGCTTCTATTAAAAAGCGTATTGAACGCTTAGTTTGGATGGGTGGAACATTTTTACCTAAAGGAAATGTTGAAGAACCTGAACATGACGGTACTGCAGAATGGAACGCATTTTGGGATCCCGAAGCGGTTAAAATTGTATTTGATAGTGATATAAAAATTGATATGGTTGCGTTAGAAAGTACAAATCAAGTACCGTTAACATTAGATGTTAGACAAAGATGGGCAAATGAGCGTCAATATCCAGGTGTAGATTTCTTAGGCGTAAGTTATGCAGCAGTACCACCATTGACACACTTCATTACGAATTCTACATACTTTTTATGGGATGTTTTAACGACTGCGTATATAGGAAAGTCTGATCTCGTTTATTCAGTTGAGAAAACAATAGATGTAATGAGTCATGGTCCAAGTCAAGGAAAGACATATGAATGTGCGAATGGTCGAAAAGTAAATGTTATTGATAGTGTTGATAACGAAGCATTTTTCGATTATATTACAACACTAGCTAAAAAAGTGGATTAA
- a CDS encoding ABC transporter substrate-binding protein, giving the protein MKKLLLPLIIVVLVLAACGNQGDKNNKAETKSYKMDDGKSVDIPKNPKRIAVVAPTYAGGLKKLGANIVAVNQQVDQSKVLKDKFKGVTKIGDGDVEKVAKEKPDLIIVYSTDKDIKKYQKVAPTVVVDYNKHKYLEQQEMLGKIVGKEDKVKAWKKEWEDTTAKDGKEIKKAIGQDATVSLFDEFDKKLYTYGDNWGRGGEVLYQAFGLKMQPEQQKLTAKAGWAEVKQEEIEKYAGDYIVSTSEGKPTPGYESTNMWKNLKATKEGHIVKVDAGTYWYNDPYTLDFMRKDLKEKLIKASK; this is encoded by the coding sequence ATGAAAAAACTATTATTACCATTAATAATTGTGGTTTTAGTATTAGCAGCGTGTGGGAACCAAGGAGATAAAAATAACAAAGCTGAAACTAAATCTTACAAAATGGACGATGGCAAATCGGTAGATATACCAAAGAACCCTAAACGTATAGCGGTTGTAGCACCAACATATGCAGGTGGACTTAAGAAATTAGGTGCAAATATTGTAGCAGTAAATCAACAAGTTGATCAAAGCAAAGTATTGAAAGATAAGTTTAAAGGTGTTACAAAAATTGGCGATGGCGATGTAGAAAAAGTTGCTAAAGAAAAGCCAGATTTAATTATTGTGTATTCAACAGATAAAGATATTAAAAAATATCAAAAAGTAGCGCCTACTGTAGTTGTTGACTATAACAAGCACAAATACCTTGAACAACAAGAAATGTTAGGGAAAATTGTTGGTAAAGAAGACAAAGTAAAAGCTTGGAAGAAAGAATGGGAAGACACAACAGCTAAAGACGGTAAGGAAATTAAAAAAGCAATCGGACAAGATGCAACAGTATCATTGTTTGATGAATTCGATAAAAAACTTTACACATACGGCGACAACTGGGGTCGTGGTGGAGAAGTGTTATATCAAGCATTTGGTTTAAAAATGCAACCTGAACAACAAAAGCTAACAGCTAAAGCTGGTTGGGCTGAAGTGAAACAAGAAGAGATCGAAAAATATGCTGGTGATTATATTGTAAGTACTAGTGAAGGGAAACCAACACCTGGATACGAATCTACTAACATGTGGAAGAATTTGAAAGCAACTAAAGAAGGACACATTGTAAAAGTAGATGCAGGCACTTATTGGTATAATGACCCTTATACTTTAGATTTCATGAGAAAAGACTTGAAAGAAAAATTAATTAAAGCTTCTAAATAA
- a CDS encoding urease subunit gamma: protein MHFTQREQDKLMIVVAAEVARRRKARGLKLNHPEALALISDELLEGARDGKTVAELMSYGRQILNKEDVMDGVEHMITDIEIEATFPDGTKLITVHHPIV, encoded by the coding sequence TTGCATTTTACACAACGAGAGCAAGACAAATTAATGATTGTTGTTGCAGCAGAAGTTGCACGTCGTCGTAAAGCAAGAGGTTTAAAACTTAATCATCCTGAAGCATTAGCCTTAATCAGTGATGAATTATTAGAAGGCGCAAGAGACGGCAAAACTGTTGCTGAGTTAATGAGTTACGGTAGACAAATTTTAAACAAAGAAGACGTCATGGATGGTGTAGAACACATGATTACAGATATAGAAATCGAGGCTACATTCCCCGATGGTACAAAGTTAATTACAGTGCATCACCCTATTGTTTAA
- a CDS encoding urease subunit beta — MIPGEIITKSTEIEINKHHPETIIEVKNTGDRPIQVGSHFHFYEANAALDFEREMAYGKHLDIPAGAAVRFEPGDKKEVQLVEYAGKRNIYGFRGMVNGPIDESRVYRPTEENDKYAGVFGDEGEENVNKKGGKRS, encoded by the coding sequence ATGATACCTGGAGAAATTATTACTAAAAGTACAGAAATAGAGATTAATAAACACCATCCTGAAACTATTATCGAAGTAAAAAACACAGGAGATCGTCCAATTCAAGTTGGTTCGCATTTTCATTTCTACGAAGCAAATGCAGCGTTAGATTTCGAACGTGAGATGGCATACGGCAAACATTTAGATATTCCTGCTGGTGCAGCTGTTCGTTTTGAACCTGGAGATAAAAAAGAAGTTCAACTAGTTGAGTATGCTGGTAAACGTAATATTTATGGTTTCCGTGGTATGGTCAACGGCCCTATCGATGAATCACGTGTTTATCGTCCAACAGAGGAAAACGATAAATATGCGGGTGTATTTGGTGATGAAGGTGAAGAAAACGTGAATAAAAAAGGAGGAAAAAGATCATGA